In the genome of Raphanus sativus cultivar WK10039 chromosome 4, ASM80110v3, whole genome shotgun sequence, one region contains:
- the LOC108837424 gene encoding glutathione S-transferase U4-like: MANKEKDVKLLGFWASPFSRRVEMALKLKGVSYEYLEQDIVDKSALLLELNPVFKKVPVLVHNGKILAESHLILEYIDQTWKSNPILPQDPYEKAMARFWAKFVDEQVGPVCFKSVVKAEKGIEIAIEEAQELITFLEKELTGKDFFGGKTIGFLDLVAGSMIPFCLARSWEGMEIDMIPEEKFPELNRWIRNLNDIEVVSECIPHREKQIEHMMKVVERIKLA; this comes from the exons ATGGCGAATAAAGAAAAGGATGTGAAGCTTCTAGGTTTTTGGGCAAGCCCTTTCAGTCGTAGGGTCGAGATGGCTCTCAAACTCAAAGGCGTGTCGTACGAGTACTTGGAGCAAGATATTGTCGACAAGAGCGCTTTGCTTCTTGAACTAAACCCGGTTTTCAAAAAGGTTCCGGTTCTTGTTCACAATGGTAAAATATTAGCCGAGTCACATCTGATCCTTGAATACATCGACCAAACATGGAAGAGCAATCCTATTCTTCCTCAAGATCCTTACGAGAAAGCCATGGCTCGTTTCTGGGCCAAGTTCGTTGATGAACAG GTCGGACCAGTATGTTTCAAGTCTGTGGTGAAAGCAGAGAAGGGAATAGAGATTGCAATTGAAGAGGCTCAAGAACTTATTACCTTCCTCGAGAAAGAACTTACAGGGAAAGATTTTTTCGGCGGCAAGACAATAGGATTCTTAGACTTGGTCGCAGGAAGTATGATACCGTTTTGTCTAGCTCGGAGTTGGGAAGGTATGGAAATAGATATGATTCCAGAAGAAAAGTTTCCAGAACTTAACAGATGGATTAGGAACTTGAATGATATCGAAGTTGTGAGTGAATGTATTCCTCACAGGGAGAAACAAATTGAGCACATGATGAAAGTAGTAGAGCGAATCAAATTGGCATAA